In Clostridium swellfunianum, a genomic segment contains:
- a CDS encoding serpin family protein, with product MYRTKRILGIILSFIMLSASGCSAGKPIEVNNKYTIKAQQLAVPVDKISNANNKVAFKFLRETIKSNSKDNIVISPLSLNTILSLTQNGAAGNTKVEMLKALEMEGYDDKTINDSYKNIIAHFNSLKGIETKLGNSVWIEKGAAVKKDFKAAGQEYYEAEINELDFSKKSSVDSVNKWVYNHTAGKIDKIVDSFDLNTYMTLINTVYFKGKWSKPFTESHTKKAHFTNSESRTENVDMMQESLSVEYLKNDSFEAVRIPYEDNNFGMYVFLPNKSRSIDKLMKDMNLESWGNWMKDFKKAQVQVSLPRFKIEFEEKLNDMLMDFGMKEAFGGKADFRNITEETKLYISLVKQKSYIDVNEAGTEAASATAVVMKSVSIEADKPISFTADRPFIYAIADKKTGLIVFMGKVEKP from the coding sequence ATGTATAGAACCAAAAGAATATTAGGGATTATTCTTTCTTTTATTATGCTGTCGGCTTCAGGCTGTTCAGCAGGAAAGCCAATAGAGGTAAATAATAAATATACTATAAAGGCTCAGCAGCTTGCTGTACCAGTGGATAAAATTAGTAACGCCAACAACAAGGTAGCTTTTAAGTTTCTAAGAGAAACTATAAAATCTAACAGTAAGGATAATATAGTAATATCTCCGCTAAGTTTAAACACTATACTGTCCCTTACGCAAAACGGGGCAGCAGGAAATACTAAGGTGGAAATGCTTAAGGCTTTGGAAATGGAAGGCTATGATGATAAGACTATAAACGATAGCTATAAAAATATCATAGCTCATTTCAACAGTTTAAAAGGAATTGAGACCAAGCTTGGAAATTCTGTTTGGATTGAGAAAGGCGCAGCTGTGAAAAAGGATTTCAAGGCAGCAGGGCAAGAGTATTATGAGGCTGAAATAAATGAACTTGATTTTTCAAAGAAAAGCTCAGTAGATTCTGTGAATAAGTGGGTTTATAATCATACAGCGGGAAAAATAGATAAGATAGTAGATTCCTTTGATTTAAACACCTACATGACTCTTATTAACACTGTTTACTTCAAAGGTAAATGGAGTAAGCCTTTTACTGAAAGTCATACTAAGAAGGCTCATTTTACTAATTCAGAGAGCAGAACTGAGAATGTAGATATGATGCAGGAAAGCTTGAGTGTGGAATATCTTAAAAATGACAGCTTTGAAGCAGTAAGAATTCCTTATGAGGACAATAACTTTGGTATGTATGTGTTCTTGCCAAACAAGAGCAGAAGTATAGATAAGCTCATGAAGGATATGAATTTGGAAAGCTGGGGCAACTGGATGAAGGATTTTAAGAAAGCGCAGGTTCAGGTTTCACTTCCAAGGTTTAAAATAGAATTTGAAGAAAAGCTAAACGATATGCTAATGGATTTTGGAATGAAAGAAGCTTTTGGAGGTAAGGCAGACTTTAGAAATATTACAGAGGAAACAAAGCTGTATATAAGCCTTGTAAAGCAAAAAAGCTATATAGATGTCAATGAGGCGGGTACAGAAGCAGCTTCTGCTACAGCAGTTGTTATGAAGAGTGTGTCTATTGAAGCTGATAAACCAATAAGTTTTACTGCGGATAGGCCGTTTATATATGCTATAGCTGATAAGAAAACTGGTCTTATTGTCTTTATGGGGAAGGTAGAAAAGCCGTAG
- the amrS gene encoding AmmeMemoRadiSam system radical SAM enzyme — MKVKAMYYEKLKDKIHCYLCPHNCVIENGHFGKCSVRLHEDGELYNLNYGEITSLALDPIEKKPLHYFRPNTWILSAGSFGCNFTCSFCQNYSISQHKPDSQFVSKEQLVSTVLTTEDNIGIAFTYNEPSIWYEYVYDCAKLLKETDESKAVVLVTNGYISEEPLKALLPYVDAMNIDLKSFSNRYYKDICGGSLKPVLSTIEIAAKSCHVEVTTLVVSGENDSLEEIEEIATFLGNIDRNIPLHLSRYFPRYKMNNPPTDVDFMFKAEETAKKYLNRVGLGNV, encoded by the coding sequence ATGAAAGTAAAAGCTATGTATTATGAAAAGCTAAAAGATAAAATACACTGCTACCTCTGTCCTCATAATTGTGTAATAGAAAATGGACACTTTGGAAAATGCAGTGTCAGGCTTCATGAGGATGGTGAACTTTATAATCTAAACTACGGTGAAATAACCTCTCTTGCCCTGGACCCCATTGAGAAAAAGCCACTCCATTATTTTAGGCCTAATACCTGGATTCTTTCTGCAGGGAGTTTTGGTTGCAATTTTACCTGTTCATTCTGCCAAAACTACAGTATATCCCAGCATAAACCTGACAGCCAATTTGTTTCAAAGGAACAGCTTGTCTCAACTGTTCTTACGACAGAGGACAATATAGGAATCGCCTTTACCTACAACGAACCAAGCATATGGTATGAGTATGTGTATGACTGTGCCAAACTTTTGAAGGAAACAGATGAAAGTAAAGCAGTAGTTTTAGTAACTAACGGCTATATAAGCGAGGAACCCTTAAAAGCCCTTCTTCCTTATGTTGATGCAATGAATATAGATTTAAAAAGCTTCAGCAATCGATACTATAAAGATATTTGCGGCGGCAGCCTAAAACCTGTACTAAGCACAATTGAAATCGCTGCTAAGTCCTGCCATGTAGAAGTGACTACACTAGTGGTAAGCGGCGAGAATGACAGCCTCGAAGAGATTGAGGAAATTGCTACGTTTTTAGGAAATATAGACAGAAATATCCCTCTTCATCTATCAAGATACTTCCCTAGATACAAGATGAATAATCCTCCTACTGACGTGGATTTTATGTTCAAGGCTGAAGAAACAGCTAAAAAATATCTCAACAGAGTAGGGCTTGGAAATGTTTAA
- a CDS encoding DegV family protein has translation MKDFQIFTDSCSDLPIDYINEKGIKFASLSCSYNGKEYRDDFGQDLSHKKFFDDLRNGQMPLTSQPSVEEFYRKFKEIADKQKDILYICVSTGLSGTENSATIAKNMILDENPEINIVIVNTLTASLGQGLMVMKAVEMKETGSSLEEIAQFIETNKQNLNTYMTVDDLSHLKRGGRISSTAAILGMVLHIKPILTINNEGKVMALLKVRGRKGSISKLAEILAERIENPEEQTIGICHGDCIEEALALKDSILKLVKVKDVIMNYTGPAVGTHGGPGNLAIFFMGKERQQHLI, from the coding sequence ATGAAGGATTTTCAGATATTTACGGATTCATGCAGCGATTTACCTATAGACTATATAAATGAAAAAGGAATTAAATTTGCAAGTTTAAGCTGTAGCTACAATGGTAAAGAATATAGGGATGACTTTGGTCAAGACTTATCTCATAAAAAGTTTTTTGATGATTTAAGAAATGGTCAAATGCCACTTACTTCACAGCCTAGTGTAGAAGAATTCTATAGAAAGTTTAAAGAGATTGCAGACAAACAAAAGGACATACTGTATATATGTGTATCTACTGGCTTAAGTGGAACAGAAAATAGTGCCACTATAGCTAAAAACATGATTTTAGATGAAAATCCTGAGATTAATATAGTAATCGTAAATACTTTAACCGCATCCCTTGGACAAGGGCTTATGGTTATGAAAGCTGTTGAAATGAAAGAAACAGGAAGTTCCTTAGAGGAAATAGCACAGTTCATTGAAACTAACAAGCAGAACCTCAATACTTATATGACTGTAGATGATTTGAGCCACTTAAAAAGGGGTGGAAGGATATCTTCAACTGCAGCAATACTTGGAATGGTGCTTCATATTAAGCCTATACTCACAATAAATAACGAAGGAAAAGTTATGGCTCTTTTAAAGGTTAGAGGAAGAAAGGGCTCAATTTCGAAGCTTGCAGAAATCCTTGCTGAGAGAATAGAAAATCCAGAGGAACAGACTATTGGAATATGTCATGGGGATTGTATTGAGGAAGCTCTTGCTTTAAAAGATAGTATTTTAAAGCTGGTTAAAGTGAAAGATGTTATTATGAACTATACCGGGCCAGCAGTCGGGACTCACGGAGGTCCAGGTAATTTAGCTATATTCTTTATGGGAAAAGAAAGACAGCAGCATTTAATATAA
- a CDS encoding MORN repeat-containing protein codes for MKKIQLSDASLNKLKAGTVKTHQSEHVHGGTYFGERKDGKMDGQGIYIYKDGSRYVGEWKDNQMHGQGTHTWTNGEKYIGEWKNDEKHGHGIYIWPDGDKYVGNWENGVKSGQGIYTWYDGETYIGEWKEDLRHGHGIHNWADGDKYTGEWKDDKREGKGMYVFADGEVQIGEFKDNEFVK; via the coding sequence ATGAAGAAAATTCAACTAAGTGATGCTAGTTTAAATAAACTTAAAGCAGGAACTGTTAAAACACACCAAAGCGAGCATGTTCACGGCGGAACCTATTTTGGCGAACGCAAGGACGGCAAGATGGATGGTCAGGGCATTTATATATACAAGGATGGAAGTAGATATGTAGGAGAATGGAAGGATAACCAAATGCACGGTCAAGGCACTCATACTTGGACTAATGGAGAAAAATATATAGGTGAGTGGAAGAACGATGAAAAGCATGGTCATGGCATATATATTTGGCCAGATGGCGACAAGTACGTTGGCAACTGGGAAAATGGAGTGAAGTCAGGTCAGGGAATATATACCTGGTATGATGGAGAAACCTACATTGGAGAATGGAAAGAAGATTTAAGACACGGTCATGGCATTCATAACTGGGCAGATGGAGATAAATATACAGGTGAGTGGAAGGACGATAAGAGAGAAGGAAAAGGAATGTATGTGTTTGCTGATGGAGAAGTGCAAATTGGTGAGTTTAAGGATAATGAGTTTGTAAAGTAA